The Montipora capricornis isolate CH-2021 chromosome 6, ASM3666992v2, whole genome shotgun sequence genome has a window encoding:
- the LOC138052788 gene encoding threonylcarbamoyl-AMP synthase-like, with product MNPSVKILSLSSNETSNSRPECQSILNAAVTSLKGGHVIALPTDTIYGVAALAQSTEAVSKLYQIKKRHEEKPVAICVGKVEDVYKWGKVTICKENLQDLLPGPVTLVFERTEELNPELNPTTRLVGIRIPDHEFVQQLTLACEEPLALTSANVSTVGQSSLKIEEFKDIWSELDLILDGGVIGLTEQCRKGSTVVNLSVPGSFSIIREGSAYEQTVNILSEKYGLDDCSS from the exons ATGAATCCAAGCGTCAAAATTCTCAGTCTTAGCTCAAACGAAACTTCAAACTCTAGACCTG AGTGTCAAAGTATTTTAAATGCTGCAGTTACTTCATTGAAAGGTGGACATGTCATTGCCCTGCCAACCGACACTATTTATGGTGTTGCTGCTCTTGCGCAGTCCACTGAAGCTGTCAGTAAATTGTATCAAATAAAGAAGCGACATGAAGAGAAACCCGTGGCGATCTGTGTTGGAAAAGTGGAAGATGTTTACAA ATGGGGAAAAGTCACCATTTGCAAGGAAAACCTTCAAGACTTGCTCCCTGGTCCAGTTACACTAGTATTTGAAAGAACAGAAGAATTGAATCCTGAACTAAACCCAACCACAAGACTTGTTGGGATAAGAATTCCTGATCATGAATTTGTTCAACAGCTGACCTTAGCTTGCGAGGAGCCGTTGGCCTTAACCAGTGCAAATGTCAGTACAGTTGGACAAAGTAGTTTAAAAATTGAG GAATTCAAAGATATCTGGTCAGAGCTTGATCTGATTCTTGACGGTGGTGTGATAGGACTGACTGAGCAATGCCGCAAGGGGTCAACCGTTGTAAATTTGTCAGTTCCTGGCAGCTTTTCTATTATAAGGGAAGGAAG tGCATATGAACAGACTGTCAACATTCTCAGTGAAAAATATGGTCTTGACGACTGCAGCAGCTGA